A segment of the Arachis hypogaea cultivar Tifrunner chromosome 5, arahy.Tifrunner.gnm2.J5K5, whole genome shotgun sequence genome:
taatagtatttaattatatttctatattacaaatatattttttatcctaTCATTCACATATTGAAAATCATAAACGTCTAAATAAATAATactatgaaaaattttattttgtatgctatttgttaaaaaaaagaaaaaaaaagttgtaaAGAGAGGCACCTCACCAAGAGGTACTTAACCCACCTCAGGAAAGAATTGATGTTGGCTGTTATTGGTAAATTAGATCCACTTGCTTCCCCTGCCCGTGTCAGCCACACATGTCATTAGGGGTGCACAGACCTGGTCCGGCCCGAAGGTCTGGTCCGGTCCCGAATATTTTAGGAACTAATTTGGAGTGATTTCATCGGATTTAGAGTTGGGtacgggtctcaaaaatagagccggtcattatttcgggtcgggtccgagcCATGTTTCGGGTCATCCaaagtcggcccggtggcccgatcatcatacacaattaatattttttgttattagtgatggatcatgactattcttacgtggaatttaagtattgtaaaccttaatattttgtgttattagtcattataagactataagttaatgttttatgtttagaatgcataagattgtgttatttgtattgatttaaatatttggtattattagacaatattagtattgattgtggttatgctttaatattgattgtggttatgctttaattttgaagaatggttagttcttgttatatttttctaagtgaattttactatgttaACTAATGGTTGGAGCCTtggaaattttgatatttttacatgctagtttacaagaaggtatcaacgtaatgtaatgttaacggcccggttttcatccggtataattgtggcccgaaagtgtattagtttcatcgggtctagggccgggttcgggtctaataaatagacccggtgtatatttcggacCGGATctaggtcacatcaaacccgactttacccggcccatgtgcacccctacatGTCATGCGAACGTAAAAGGGATTAACACCGAATTCGGTCAATTGCTAgcaggatttaggattttttaaaaataaaattttatttataaataatttggatatagtttatatttttatatcctattatttatctcgtttattgtgtaaacaaattaattaaaaatatatcatGTTTACATTATTATTTatcgtgtaaacgagataagccacaaattttttaaacacatatcACGTGTAAAACATGACGTGATAAATAAAAGTTGACATATTCTACATATCTCGTTTATCTTATAGGATAAACGAGATatgaatatttataaatataaaaatataatttttataagtataaaaatataattttttaaaataataaaaatattaataattagatTTGAAccaatttaagaaataaaaattaatatattttgtttttatttagatCGAATGgaatattaacaaatattttagtTGGATATAACAACAATAACGAAACCTTGTCCCACTAGATGAGGTCGGCTACACGAATCAAATGACACCATTGAGCTCTATCATGTATTATGTCTATAGAGAGACCGTTTATATGTAGATTTCGTTTGACCATCTCATGGTGGTATTCCTAGGTCTTCCTCTGTCTTTCACCTCTTATCCATCTTCTATCTCATCCACCCACCTGGGTGCTCTGTCGATCTTCTTCTCACATATCCAAATCACATAAGACGCGATGctaccatctttttcacaataggtgctactccaactctctctttTATATCTTCGTTTcttattctatccaatcgcgtatgaccactcatccatctcaacatcttcatctctgccacacttaacTTATATCCGTGCTTCCTTTGGCCGTCCAACACTCTATACAATAAAGCATAGTCGATCTAATAGcaatgcgatagaatttacctttaagttttaaaggtaattttttgtcacatataaaacaaGACGCACTCCGTCATTTTGACCAatctgcttggatcctatgatttacttCACCTTTATATTAGGGATTTCCCTTCGGCGatcgaacttacattccatatatttcgTCTTGCTACGACTTATGCGCAAACTATACatttctagagcttctctccataaatccaacttcttatttaagtCTTCCATCGATTCTCCCATAAggatgatatcatcggcaaaaagcatgcaccatggcacaggcttttggatatgctctgtgagtacttctaaacctaatgtgaaaaggtatgaacTTAAGGATGATTCCTGATATAATTCTATACTAATAGAAAATTTCTCTGTTACACTacattgagtcttcacactagttgtagtccatcatagatgtttttgattgcacgaatatatgcgatccttactctcttcctttccaaaaccttccataagacctccattGACACCTTATCATACGCTTTTTTcaaattaataaatatcatacgtagatcccttttattatttcgatACCTTTCCATCGTCCTTCTTAACAGGTATGTAACTTCAGTGGTGGATCAGCTTGGCATAAAATTAAATTGGTTCTCTATTACTTATGTCTCTTGTCTTGacctccgttctatcactctttcccataacttcatggtatggcttATGagtttgatccctctatagtttttaCAACTCTATATattccccttattcttgtagataggtaccaaggtactctttctccactcataTATCATCTTTTTTTACCTTAAAATCTCGTTAAAAAACTTGGTTAACCAACTGATGTCTTTCTTTCCAAGGTccttccaaacttcaatcggAATATTATCGGGTCTTACTGTCATGCCATTTTTCATTTGCTTTAAAGCATCTTTTACCTCGAAGTTTCGAATCCTTTAATAATAGTCAAAGTTTTAATCTTCTTCCCTCGTGCATAACTGACTAAAACTTAGAAAAGTTTTTTGTCCTTCACTAAATAATTCGTAAAAGTAATTTTTTCATCTTTCGTTAATCTTCTCATCTTGAGCCAAAGCATCTCCGTCTTTATCCTTTATACACTTAACCTGATCTAAGTCTCTCATTCTTCTTTTACGGCTCTTtgtgattctatatatacctttttttctttccttcgtGTCTAAAGACTAGTAGAGACCCTGATATGCTCTTGTTTTTCCTTCATTTACAACCACTTTTGTATCTTTCTTCCCAATTATTTGCATTGTGGCACAAAAACCACCCTTTAAAGCACTTCCCtttttttcctttatcttttcttgtacactcacATTCCATCACGAGGACTCTTTATCCCTTAGTCCTATCCTTCtaaattcaccaaaactttcttttgctattcttctaataacttctgtcaTCTCCCTTCACATCTCCTCCGTGCTTCCATCTCCTTTCCACTTTGTCTCTTCTCGTACTCGTATTAATAAGCTTCTTGTTACTTACATTTTATCCACCTCCACCTTGTTTTTGAATTCTTCCTATGATATCTTTTCCTCAATTTTTTCTCAATGCAAAAATTCATGACCAACATCCTATGTTGTATTGTTAAACTCTCTCtcataataattttacaattaatacaaaattttcggtcgactctcctcaataagaagaagttgatttgagagcttgtcatgccacttttacAGGTTATATGATAtccgtctctctttttaaaatatgtatttgcAATGAGAAGGTCAAAgattgaggaaaagtccaaaatagttttaccattGGTATTGACCACCCTAAAACCATGGCCTCCATAAATACTTTCATATCtagttatttctatttcaatACGACCATTTAAATCTCATCCTAAGAAAATATTATCTCTCAAAGGTATGTCTTGGACTAAACTCTCTAAATCCTTCAAAacccttatcttgtgttgtttgtTCAAATTCACTTGCGATGCATAGgtgctaatcacatgaaaagtacCTCTTTCTATTACAACTTtaatagagatgatccgatcacccaccctcttgacatccactacgtctttcttctattgcttatTCACAATGAGACAATAACATGTATGTGTATAGAGAATAATAGTaagagaaagaatagtgtttgatacaataagaaaatataataaaaatagaaattaagaattaaaaaaaataaaattaaagataatttaaacatttaaatataaattaaaagaaaaataaaatattttttatcaattgaaATTATGCACGAAGATAAAGAGtactttgaatataaatttttatctctactttaaataaataaattcaataacGTTTATAAATAGTTCATTTGTAAATAAGAAAAGTATAGAGAAATAACTCTCTTACAAGCCAACATAAGCTAactctattataatttaaattttataaataaataaaaatttaaaaattaaaattcaaaatttacaaAGGATTCTTTCTATATTTATCCTAATCACATTtataatacacaataaaaataatccaTAAAAAACATAATCCCTTTTCATTCATTTGAAAACAATCaaatttctctctcctcaaatCCGCCGTCTCCATGCAATTTCGATGTCGTCGCCTACTGACCACCGACCACCGTCGCGCTACACGGCCTCTTCCACGCGTCCCTCGCCGTCCTTCTTTCGTCGACGCCGTCGCCCACCGTCCCGATGCATCTACACCGCCGCGGTCCCATCCATTGCGACGCAGCCACGTTCGGTCCCCATTCCGATCCATAGTGATTCATCCACTCGCGATGCGCGGCCTCCGTGGCTTCCTCCTCGCAATGCGCCACCACGAGTCTCCCATCGCACACGCAATATCGTCCAAGATGTCGTCGCCGGTCACCCTAcgactcttcttctcctctcctatttggttttgaatgattcttttaactagttttttatgtttctttttattagttttggataATTCTTTTTCCTATATTTTGTATGTTTTTATTCTTAgaatttggatgattctttttcctatgttttgtatatcttttttctcataatttggatgattctttatcttatgttttaatattttttttttgaatttgaactttaaaaaaaattagagtttgCGTAATAAATGGTAAAAGATAAACTAGAGTAAAAAGAGGTCATTAATAATCATTATTAATTAATGACAAATAATTAGTATAGAGTGTAGTTTAAATATACTTATTGGCTTGTTGTTGGTTATACCACTCTTGATTCTTAGCAgaatttttgtaaataatgtttctaaatcattattttaattttgttatacataataacaaagtaataaatttatttagtattttatttattttaaatttataaattttataccttctaaaaattaaataacttataaaatgtttatttttgtttttaaatttttttatttttaatgtttaaattattttattaaatttataattttaaaaataaaattataaaaattaattttttaaaaataataaaaaataagtgacCAGACATTATTATGTCTGTTGAGCcgctaataattttaaaaacaaaagagtgATATGAGAGAGGATTTTTATAACCGCtctttgtatttaaattttttttttaatttaatcatctaactaaaatatttattaatattttattcgatttaaataataataaaatatatcaatttttattttttaaattgatctaaattatattattaatattttttattatttttaaaaattatatttttatacatataaatatcCCTATTTcgttttaaataaaacaaaaaaagaatagaaagagacatttttaaaatatatatatacatctaaTTTAtcgtataaacaaaataattataaatatattttgcttacacaataaataaaatatcttttatttttattgctataAGTCTAAGAAAATGAATGTAAGATGAGCAATTCTCTTCTATAAATCAATTTTGTCTAGTGAGTCTttttatctaatattttattttttttttcatgaaatatgttgattagatttttttcttttgtgttaATAACTATAATGGTCCACTTTATAATTCTCTTCTCATCGAAtaaaattttgtcttttttttttaaaaaaaattctaattggttaTATCCATCTTTTGAAgaataatttatttcaatttaaaatgATTATTTTGTGAGTTCCTTAACTATAAAAGTTTATAAAACTGTAGTTTAGGTTCTATCATTCAACCTTAGTTAAAAGATATGCTAGAAGGCAAAACATTTAGTGAAAACATGAGAAGTCACTTAAATATAAGGCAAATgcaaaacaataaaagaaaataaaaagataaaagtcATAAAACAGTAGTGGATTAACATTTCTCATTAATATGTAGATGTATTAATTTGAATTCTCTCTTAATTATCTAACAAATAACTCTCGTGaattcttattttagtttttttatgtcTCAATTCTTTTGCCTAAAAACATTTCTAATCTAAATTTTTGAAGACAAATTATATCAACACAATTGTAGAAATATCAACACAATTTtttaagataattatttttaatttattcgttAAAAATATCcttgttgttttattttattttattttagtttagagGAACATGTTTTGTGATATTTATCACTTAAACTATAAATACaactgagcaaaaatcaaatacaGTTTTTTTAAACGTACATTTTCTGTAGAAGATAACATTTTAACATCAGTATTTTGTTAATAAATAACAGTCaacacattttttattttgctaattaaaaatatataaatacatagttaattaataataattatattttttaattaactatgttagatatattaaaattaactattaaaattaattaatataaaatatatattaaaaataaattaaattatatatattattgattactgattttagtatataaataatatttttatatttttatattaaaatatatttttacgaGAAACTCTTATTTTCAACTCacataaaaatatgaaaatacatCCTTTTAAGGATAATACCCTAGTTCAgtaattattttctttaaagtttaAATCCATCCAAATAAACAAAAATGGTTTTTTCCCCTTCAATTAAGAAAGTAATATTTCCATAAATAAATAAGTTGAAATAAAGAAGGAGGAAGTAACTCCCACTACTGGCGAGCTTTGTGCGGAAACGTTTTCGGAGCTCTAATGGCGGTTCCACTCAGAATGAGCAACAACAATAAGCGGGCTGTGCTTGCTCGTTTGAAATCCCTCATCAACACACAGCAGGTAACACTAAAACACTACCCTTCTTCTCTCGTCTTTCAGTCtgctcttttcttttttggttcAGGCAATTTATCGAACACTTCGTGAGTGTTAACATCTCTTTTGTCCTTTGGTTCAATTTCTCAGTTGCAGAGGTTCTGCACTTCTATGCAGCCCAAAGGGAAACTGGATGATCGCTTGTCTCCAAAAGGGGACTTAGATTACTCGGCTCTGAAAGGTAGCTATGATTATGCATTTTCTTTTGCTCATTATTGATGGGTTGTAGTTTCCATTTCTTATGTTAACATCATTGCAACTAATTTTAGGTAGAATTCTTGCAGAGACATATGTAAATTTCCATGTAATCATGTGTGTGTATTTCTTTTTAAACCATGTTAATGGGTTTGACTAAAGCCTGAGCTGGTTTTAATTGTGACCTATTGTTCAGAACGCAATGACTTCTTGAAATGGAAGACTCTGGACGCTAGTAAGCTTGGTATAACTACTTCTAAGCTTTCGAATCCATCTCGGATTGTCTTGGAGCATCTTGACCTCAtaggttaggattttcttaaaccTCACTCTGCATTATTTAAGAGAGACCGTTGACAAGCTTGCAAAAAACATTGCAATGTTCCTCTTCCTATTGAAATGATAAAAGATGAGCATTGCCATCTTTGCTTGTTCTTCCCCACCCTTGAAAAGGGTTCTTGCTTGATTTTAGACAAACTTTGGCGTTTTATAAAACTGGATCtctacacacacacatacacacaaggATTTTGGTGCTAGATACATCTTACACTTTTTTCAATACCCATATTTTGTTCTTCAATAATTATATTCTTTTTACCTTCAAATTACAGGAGTTAAGTCCTATTTGGTAGGTGGGTGTGTGAGAGATCTACTATTGAATAGAACTCCAAAAGATTTTGATGTCATCACCACAGGGGAGCTTCATAAGGTTTTATGACAGTGATTCAATTTATTGACTAAATAAGCGCGGCATACCTTTTTGATGAGTTTTGACGAACATTTAGTGTCCTCAATATCTGACAGGTGAAAAAGCATTGTCGTAAAATAGGCCATGCTATAATTGTAGGGCGACGTTTTCCAGTATGCCTTGTTAATGTAGAAGGTTCTCAAATAGAGGTTTGTCCGTTGAGTAGTTATACTTGATtagcttttctctttctttagtcTACTACTTACATGTAGGTTTTAGTGTGCTCTTCATTGGAGATTCTTCTTTGTAACGTATTTCAACAAAATTTACAAATACTGAATCAGGTAACCAGTTTTGCGACAGAGGCACAGACATTTGAAGGGAGTGACCAAGTTCGACGCACTCTATTGCCCAAATCCAAATGCAATAATAAAGACGACTTAATTCGCTGCAAAAACTCCTTGTACAGAGACTTCACAATTAATAGGTGTTAATGGATTTTTTGTTTCCAGTTTTCTTAAAAGAATTTGGAGAGGGTCTATTGGTTTGTGTGTTTAATTTCAGTTTTTGAAAAAATTGTTTCTCTTTAAAACCGAGTGCTGCTTTAGGTTACAAATAATATAGGAAAGAGCAGTAACAGCTTGTTTTTATCTAAGATAGTTAACTTTATACATACACTGCCTTATTAATCCATTTCTGATTGTGGAAGCAGTTTATTTTATGACCCCTCTGCTAATAAGATATATGATTATGCCAATGGAATCGCTGATTTGAGATCCTTGAAGGTaactttttattgaacttgttaaTAAATGTTTACACCCAAGCATGACTAACTTGTGAGTATGTTGATATATATTTGTGCTTTGTAATGTGGATTCAGCTTGAAACTGTGATCCCTGCTCAACTGTCCTTCAAAGAGGACCCTGGTAGGTATTATCCTGCTCTCATTAGCATGTTAGATGAGATGCCTTTGACCATATTGATTATCATGCACAATGAAAATGAAGTTGCATCTGAAATTTCTTTGTAGGGAGAATTTTGCGTGGCTTCAGAATGGCAGCTCGACTAGGTTTATCGTTATCAAGGGAGATTGAGGCTGCTATTTTGGCTTATTCTTCACAAGTTAAGAACATGAACAAGGTATATCAATTGAAATTTTATGATGGTATGCTTCCTGAATGGGTGACCACCAAGCGAGAATATACTTTGCTGTTGCATACTGCATGAATTTGTAATAAGAAGAATTAtttcatctttttaattttactagTATGCTTCCACTTACATATGTTGTAACTATACATGGGCAAGTGTAAAAATGctgtcctttttctttcttttctctctctttttttatttgatatagcATTGTTATTGACACACCTGGCAAAGGTATACGTACCTATTATAAAAAGTGCTCAAGGTTTTCTTTTTTGGATGTGAAAGTAATTATGGTTTTTGTTTTGTCATTCCTCCTGCTTCTGGTCTTTATGTTTCTCAGACTAAATTACTGACTGAGGTGAACTATATGCTGTCTTATGGAGCTGCTGAACCATCTTTGCGCTTGCTCTGGAAATTCAAGTTGCTTGAGTTTTTATTTCCTGTGCATGTAAGTGGATCTGAGTTGCTGACTAATTGAACATTATGCCTTATACAAAACAATTGTTAACTCATTAGCCGGTTATAGGCAGCATATCTTGATGAACAGGTGGATAAAGAAGGTGTTCTTGCTTCCAATATGTTGATGGTAAGTTACACTGGAAAAATAATTGTAGACTGAgccttttaagatatttttttcttctgcgAATGCAACTGCTaaaatgaaatttattttttttctcatgaTAATTGGTGAAGATTCTGCTTTCTAAAAGTCAACTAAATTGGAGATATTGGATTTGTCATGTTGCTTACAGTACATCAATCTCTGATTAGTTTGTCTGAAGAAAGATTAGAAGACAAAAAATGGATGTATCAGAACTTTTTGTATCCCTATATCATGCATGCCTGTGCCTGGTACCACTTTTCTGCTTTCACCTCTTGCAGTTCTGTTACTTTTGCAGAAATTATTCCTCCATCTGGATAATTTGGTGGCATGTGATCGGCCTTCTGATTGCACTCTATGGTAAGTGGTTGCTTGTTGCAAGAAactgtttttcataaaaaataaatatttgacCTTAAGTTTAGAACTAGTTTTTCTTCAACCAGGGTTAGATGGTATTAGGAACCTGATCATTTGAGAGATAGGAGAAGTAGAAACTGATTACTAGTAAAACTAGTCCAAGGCCTAATGAATCCCCAATTGAGATCAAACAATTCTGATGTGCGACTTAAGTCCTATACCTTGCAATTGGGTTCTAGCTTGCCACCATGCTCTGCAGTCCTTACTATGGtcaaagagcccaaaactctATAACCTCCATCAGAATTCCATATTTTTAATGTGGGACTCAAGTCCCATGCCTTCATATTGAAACTACAAATATGAAAGTAAAAGATATGCTAGGTATCCATCTATAGTGGTGCATGTCTGAGACATGATTGTATGTTTGTGTGATACAGGATTGGGTTGCTAGCATTTCACCTGGCATTAGTAAATAACCCGCAAGAAGCCCTTGTGGTGTGGGCTCTTGCTTCTATTCTATATCATGGGAATTGGAAAGACGGTGTTAAATTCGCTAAAGAACATGCAGAAGTGACTGTTAATTTTGCACCTGAAATAAGGATGTCCTGTTTGAACAAATCGGAAGAAGAAATTGCAAAAGCAGTCACTGAATTGGCATCTCATGTGATACACTCTGTATGTGTGCTGGTTAATAATGATAGTCTTCGTCAATCCATGGCTAGATATCCATCTTCTCCATGCTCTGGCACTGtaagtaaatatttatttttatgtatatattttactaGCATTTGACATTTTGCATGGTGGATACTGGATTGATTGCATAATAGTTGCTCAGGATCAAGTTCTGTTCTAATCAACTGTGCTATTTAAACATGCCATAGTTAGCCATTCTTTGTGATACTTCACTGTTTCTGGTTGGACCTTGTTAACTTTTAGTAGTTTTTGGcttgaaaataaaatatctatGTAGATCATTCATTTATGTCCATGTGAAAACATGTTACTTTGTGGTACTTCATATGGTCTCAGTCTAACTGAAAACACAAAATGGTGTGGCATTCAGGTATTTGTACCAGGGAAAAAAGGGCAGATTGTTGGTGATATTTTCAGAGTGCTAGTCAATGATGTCCAACTGTATAGGAGTGAAAGAAAAGGTTCAAAGATAAAATATGGCATGCTTAGCCGGGGCAGTATTGAAGAGACTAGATATGTTTTCGGCAAAATTGTTCTCAACACTATGATTAGTTGCATTGTTGGGAACAAGGATGATTTTGAGGCTGAAAAATGTCATCTTAAGACTGAGGACACTGAGGAAAGTGGCCAGTCACAAATTTCAAATTCAGTAATCCATAAATCGGTTGCAAGGAAACATGAAAGACAAGCTTTATCACCAAGTCCAGAAAGTAAGCAAGGAAAAATCAAGAAACAGAAACTGGTTGACAATGACCGTGTTCCAGAGCAGAAAGTGGACATGGCGAGCCATGaattggttttcaaggaaaccagtcaagagtggcagaagcaagcaaaattaacTCAGAAGGTTGATCCATC
Coding sequences within it:
- the LOC112800268 gene encoding uncharacterized protein, whose translation is MAVPLRMSNNNKRAVLARLKSLINTQQLQRFCTSMQPKGKLDDRLSPKGDLDYSALKERNDFLKWKTLDASKLGITTSKLSNPSRIVLEHLDLIGVKSYLVGGCVRDLLLNRTPKDFDVITTGELHKVKKHCRKIGHAIIVGRRFPVCLVNVEGSQIEVTSFATEAQTFEGSDQVRRTLLPKSKCNNKDDLIRCKNSLYRDFTINSLFYDPSANKIYDYANGIADLRSLKLETVIPAQLSFKEDPGRILRGFRMAARLGLSLSREIEAAILAYSSQVKNMNKTKLLTEVNYMLSYGAAEPSLRLLWKFKLLEFLFPVHAAYLDEQVDKEGVLASNMLMKLFLHLDNLVACDRPSDCTLWIGLLAFHLALVNNPQEALVVWALASILYHGNWKDGVKFAKEHAEVTVNFAPEIRMSCLNKSEEEIAKAVTELASHVIHSVCVLVNNDSLRQSMARYPSSPCSGTVFVPGKKGQIVGDIFRVLVNDVQLYRSERKGSKIKYGMLSRGSIEETRYVFGKIVLNTMISCIVGNKDDFEAEKCHLKTEDTEESGQSQISNSVIHKSVARKHERQALSPSPESKQGKIKKQKLVDNDRVPEQKVDMASHELVFKETSQEWQKQAKLTQKVDPSMMKGFVPKMKKHPIKHPARPMKTVKQNSHTPSQFKVSKNHHEVADSCNINVDAKATNKSHLKKKRSQSSSDEKVLKHSLSSLFRK